In one window of Rhinoderma darwinii isolate aRhiDar2 chromosome 7, aRhiDar2.hap1, whole genome shotgun sequence DNA:
- the ANGPTL3 gene encoding angiopoietin-related protein 3, translating into MKVFILFLLPLVFSASIEKHEEGQFDPLPAESKSRFAMLDDVRILANGLLQLGHGLKDFVHKTKGQINEIFQKLNLFDKSFYDLSEQTNEIREKEEELKEKTSRLQENNEELKNLSSKIYSQIEHLLQDKVQLQAKIVRLEEKLNQISEGHQESQDHKEVAALKQYVEQQDTNIQRLLKVVTDQNVQLDNQNSQIKDLEDKISNVSIVDTRKNSPGSHKVDDQLSFDSSNATDLMQDPNVSDHRRDCNDIYNQGERLSGIYTVRPNNSTEFSVYCQFTADAAWTVIQRRTDGSVEFNQTWEDYAKGFGDLGGEFWLGLKKIFILSQQADYMLHIELQDWKHNNRFVEYLFTLGNQDTSYTLQLSQVLGNIPSALPEHTPLPFSTSDHHSQHLKCPAETSSGGWWKTSCGGTNLNGKYSKPRSRVKGERRRGQGLSWKPEKGRMYALRSTKMMLHRTDLENFE; encoded by the exons ATGAAGGTCTTCATCCTCTTCCTCCTGCCCTTGGTCTTCTCCGCGTCCATTGAGAAACACGAGGAAGGCCAGTTCGATCCTTTACCCGCAGAATCCAAATCTCGGTTCGCCATGCTGGACGACGTGAGGATCTTGGCCAACGGCCTCCTGCAGCTGGGCCACGGCCTGAAGGATTTTGTCCACAAGACGAAAGGGCAGATCAACGAGATTTTTCAGAAGCTCAACCTGTTCGACAAATCCTTCTACGACCTGTCGGAGCAGACCAACGAGATCCGGGAGAAGGAAGAGGAGCTCAAGGAGAAGACGTCCAGGTTGCAAGAAAACAACGAGGAGCTGAAAAACCTGTCGAGTAAAATCTACTCCCAGATAGAACATCTCCTGCAGGACAAGGTCCAGCTTCAGGCCAAGATCGTCCGGCTGGAGGAGAAGCTCAATCAGATCTCCGAGGGCCATCAAGAATCCCAGGACCACAAAGAAGTGGCCGCATTGAAA CAATACGTGGAGCAGCAAGACACGAACATCCAACGTCTACTGAAAGTCGTCACAGATCAGAACGTGCAACTGGATAACCAGAACAGCCAAATCAAGGATCTTGAAGACAAG ATCAGCAATGTCAGCATCGTCGACACTAGGAAGAATTCACCGGGAAGCCATAAAGTCGACGACCAGTTGTCCTTCGACTCAAGCAACGCAACCGATTTGATGCAGGATCCCAATG TTTCAGACCATCGGCGGGACTGCAATGACATTTATAACCAGGGCGAGCGGCTGAGCGGCATCTACACCGTCCGACCAAACAACAGCACAGAGTTCAGCGTCTACTGCCAATTTACAGCAG ACGCGGCATGGACGGTTATCCAGAGGAGGACAGATGGATCCGTGGAGTTTAACCAGACGTGGGAAGATTACGCCAAAGGCTTTGGTGACCTTGGAG GTGAATTCTGGCTGGGTCTTAAGAAGATCTTCATTCTATCGCAGCAAGcggattacatgctgcacatagaGCTGCAGGACTGGAAGCACAACAATCGTTTCGTGGAGTATTTATTCACACTCGGAAACCAAGATACAAGCTACACGCTGCAACTGTCCCAAGTGCTGGGGAACATCCCGAGCGCTCTGCCGGAACACACCCCGCTCCCCTTCTCCACCAGCGATCACCACTCCCAACATCTCAAGTGTCCTGCCGAAACGTCATCAG GTGGATGGTGGAAAACCTCCTGCGGGGGAACCAACCTGAACGGAAAATACAGTAAACCCAGATCGAGGGTGAAAGGAGAGAGACGAcgggggcagggcttgtcctggaaACCAGAGAAGGGCAGAATGTACGCGCTGCGCTCCACCAAGATGATGCTCCACCGCACCGACCTGGAGAACTTTGAGTAG